The following coding sequences lie in one uncultured Bacteroides sp. genomic window:
- a CDS encoding alpha-L-rhamnosidase C-terminal domain-containing protein, which yields MKVFNQLLLTACSLAFLTSGIDTASASTSGKNVESSYNLATEYLTPKRVMWISDSTGKYIRKSNNLLLPFSGQVSVADTSYTTMISRDGSKAALLLDFGREIQGGIEIASSIRDSQTPVSLRIRFGESVTEAMSPITDKNGASNDHALRDFTLDAPWLGTVQVGNSGFRFVRIELEDSNVKYNLKAVRAISRYQDIPYLGSFESDNPRLNDIWRTGAYTVHLCMQKYLWDGIKRDRLVWVGDLHPEVMTILSAFGHNGAVNRSLDFARDDTPLPGWMNGMCSYSLWWIIIQRDLYMYRGDMAYLKSQHTYLKGLLSQVCGMIDRDGNEKLNGTRFLDWPTSENKDVINSGLHSMCYMAIKAGLELGKVLNDNGIVKMCSETAENLKKKDTGNYNNKEAAALKVISGLSRNKKDRDVILRSGARSFSTFYGYYMLEALAMNKKFDEATDIISKYWGAMLDLGATTFWEELNYDDIAKAGRIDEFMSDGKYNIHANGGNYCYKGLRMSLCHGWASGVTSWMTRYILGITPTEPGCRTIVVEPHLSGCNRVMGNFPTPMGIVRVSHKKNSEGKISSEITAPKGIRIILKNATMRHITYTE from the coding sequence TTGAAAGTATTTAATCAACTTCTGCTAACGGCATGTTCCCTGGCATTTTTAACCTCAGGTATTGACACGGCCTCAGCTTCTACTTCAGGCAAAAATGTGGAAAGTTCTTATAACTTGGCCACAGAATATCTCACACCCAAGAGAGTCATGTGGATTTCAGATTCCACCGGAAAATATATCCGAAAATCAAATAATCTCCTGCTGCCATTCTCAGGACAGGTGTCGGTTGCCGATACTTCCTACACAACCATGATAAGCAGAGACGGCAGCAAAGCTGCCCTGCTCTTGGATTTCGGTAGGGAAATACAGGGAGGAATAGAGATCGCATCCTCCATACGCGACAGTCAGACACCGGTATCCCTGAGAATACGTTTCGGAGAATCAGTTACCGAGGCCATGAGTCCCATAACGGACAAAAACGGCGCTTCAAATGATCATGCGCTCAGAGATTTTACACTGGATGCCCCATGGCTGGGAACCGTACAGGTGGGAAATTCCGGATTCAGGTTTGTAAGAATAGAGCTAGAAGATTCCAATGTGAAATACAATCTGAAAGCTGTCAGGGCCATCTCCCGTTATCAGGACATCCCATACCTGGGAAGCTTTGAAAGCGACAATCCAAGGCTGAATGACATATGGAGGACCGGGGCCTATACAGTCCATCTCTGCATGCAGAAGTATCTCTGGGATGGTATCAAAAGAGACCGCCTCGTATGGGTGGGTGATCTCCATCCGGAGGTAATGACCATTCTCTCAGCCTTTGGACATAACGGCGCGGTCAACCGCAGCCTAGACTTTGCTCGTGACGACACACCACTCCCAGGGTGGATGAACGGCATGTGCTCCTATTCGCTCTGGTGGATTATCATACAGCGTGATCTATATATGTACAGGGGAGATATGGCATATCTGAAATCACAGCATACTTATTTAAAGGGACTCCTATCACAGGTCTGCGGAATGATAGACAGAGACGGAAATGAGAAGCTCAACGGCACACGGTTTCTGGACTGGCCGACCTCAGAGAATAAGGACGTCATCAATTCAGGGCTGCACTCCATGTGCTATATGGCTATCAAGGCAGGGTTGGAACTCGGAAAAGTACTAAATGACAACGGGATTGTCAAAATGTGCTCGGAAACTGCTGAAAATCTAAAAAAGAAAGACACGGGGAATTACAACAACAAAGAAGCCGCAGCTTTAAAGGTTATTTCCGGTTTGAGCAGAAATAAAAAAGACCGTGATGTGATACTCAGGAGCGGAGCCAGAAGTTTCTCCACTTTTTACGGATATTACATGCTTGAAGCACTGGCCATGAACAAAAAATTCGATGAGGCCACAGACATCATTTCCAAATACTGGGGAGCCATGCTTGATCTAGGCGCCACCACTTTCTGGGAAGAACTGAATTATGACGATATAGCAAAGGCCGGACGTATTGACGAATTTATGTCTGATGGAAAATATAATATCCATGCAAACGGCGGCAATTATTGCTATAAGGGCCTCAGGATGAGCCTCTGCCACGGATGGGCTTCCGGGGTCACATCTTGGATGACAAGATATATCCTTGGCATCACTCCCACGGAACCGGGATGCAGAACCATCGTCGTTGAGCCGCACCTGAGCGGATGCAACCGTGTGATGGGAAACTTCCCCACCCCCATGGGCATTGTAAGGGTAAGTCATAAAAAAAATTCAGAGGGGAAAATATCAAGTGAGATAACAGCGCCCAAAGGGATCAGGATTATCCTGAAAAACGCAACCATGAGGCACATTACATACACCGAATAG
- a CDS encoding T9SS type A sorting domain-containing protein yields MKKLSTLLCAIVCVFAWAQTVINSGASAKTVKDKTARAATSQSANYPTVWVLGELGIPQEDGTENQIGYRPDLGIKMATTDGNIYTATVHFFNIAGDPIHNFGFCTAETLADNPGGWDVINDYRIGASEPETAVYFDQPLKIGEQGASKENFFKIATGTYLLTLNLANKTLTTHPTTDYSHLFIMGNGVKGQENAANAGTEFITADGKNFKKQITFEATSGNNATFTFSTKLGANADDWDAIAANRFGAITDNTAVELNKEIAFGGLGNSKDNRFTIPAGTYEMIVNTETMTMKVTAQEFPPLYVMGRIAGQVWAANQGTAMETKDGNIYTLQALFQKAEDKEEATFGFTTKLAGSFDWNQVADYRIGYTDSYGDVGYPVLYGKKMKLGQQGPASRENFFAVQDGEYKITVNLAERTCVVEPIGKTYDKLYIMGNTASVDASGNKTYQVWAADQGTEMYTHDFKNYVGQVTFEDDHNSPNVGFGFTTKLGADFTKWDDIANNRFGAQNANTNVNLGNAMQCGDFLTSKENQFIIPTGTYDVSMDLSTRTLLVLKTPYTPLYILGRVAYDKDGAWYRQSWSSKQGFQLETQDGVTYTGKVAVEDDLGSAYATIGFSTKISFNEGEWDAIAGNRFAAMTNGGEYLPFNTDTQCGDYLTSKENLFQVRRGEYSFTVNLAKRTVKIEPTSDPVIYIIGMTKGKDFAANDGLAIHTNDGKTYSGEVTFEGQDAQFVLSDKLSTTPDGWTDIEKYTFGPEQDQTSITEKVPSTFGPYANAWVVSPKTYKVVIDLPNNTILLNAPDAPTSINTNKNDKGISVYPTLTSGYITVESKTPIYNIEMYSTTGESVYHKSNENGNQVTVNLSNQPAGIYFLKVNSDNVVKIVKK; encoded by the coding sequence ATGAAAAAATTATCGACTTTATTGTGTGCCATCGTATGCGTATTCGCATGGGCGCAGACAGTTATTAATTCGGGGGCTTCTGCCAAAACCGTAAAGGACAAGACTGCAAGGGCTGCGACAAGTCAGTCGGCTAATTATCCAACAGTCTGGGTTTTGGGCGAACTGGGAATTCCACAAGAGGACGGTACGGAAAACCAAATAGGGTATCGCCCTGACCTAGGTATTAAAATGGCTACTACTGACGGCAATATCTATACCGCTACGGTACATTTCTTCAACATTGCAGGAGATCCGATACATAACTTCGGGTTCTGCACAGCGGAAACACTTGCAGACAATCCCGGAGGATGGGATGTTATCAATGATTATCGTATCGGGGCGTCTGAGCCTGAAACTGCGGTATATTTTGACCAGCCGCTGAAAATCGGGGAACAAGGTGCGTCTAAGGAAAATTTCTTCAAGATAGCAACAGGCACTTATCTGCTTACCCTCAACCTAGCTAATAAGACTCTTACCACCCATCCGACGACAGACTACAGCCACTTGTTCATCATGGGCAACGGAGTCAAGGGACAGGAAAACGCAGCAAATGCAGGTACCGAATTTATAACAGCAGACGGAAAGAATTTCAAAAAACAGATAACTTTTGAAGCAACCTCAGGCAACAACGCAACATTCACTTTCTCTACAAAATTGGGAGCCAATGCCGATGACTGGGATGCCATTGCAGCCAACCGCTTCGGAGCCATTACAGACAATACAGCCGTTGAACTCAATAAAGAAATCGCATTTGGAGGACTGGGAAATTCAAAGGACAACAGATTCACAATTCCTGCAGGGACTTATGAAATGATCGTCAATACGGAAACCATGACCATGAAAGTCACAGCTCAGGAGTTCCCTCCACTTTATGTTATGGGAAGAATAGCCGGACAGGTCTGGGCTGCCAACCAGGGCACGGCCATGGAGACTAAAGACGGCAATATATATACGCTGCAGGCCTTGTTCCAAAAGGCAGAAGACAAAGAGGAAGCCACATTTGGATTCACCACAAAACTTGCAGGGTCGTTTGACTGGAACCAAGTTGCAGATTACCGTATAGGATATACTGATTCTTATGGTGATGTAGGTTATCCAGTCCTTTACGGTAAAAAGATGAAACTGGGACAACAGGGACCGGCTTCCAGGGAAAATTTCTTTGCTGTTCAGGATGGGGAATACAAAATCACAGTCAATCTAGCCGAAAGGACCTGTGTTGTAGAGCCGATAGGCAAAACTTACGACAAGCTTTACATCATGGGTAACACTGCTTCCGTTGATGCATCGGGAAACAAGACATATCAAGTCTGGGCTGCTGACCAAGGTACTGAAATGTATACCCATGATTTTAAGAACTATGTGGGACAAGTCACATTTGAAGATGACCATAACAGTCCCAATGTGGGATTCGGATTCACGACAAAATTAGGCGCAGACTTTACAAAATGGGACGACATCGCCAATAACCGTTTCGGCGCACAGAATGCCAACACGAATGTGAACCTTGGCAATGCCATGCAGTGCGGTGACTTCCTCACCTCAAAGGAAAACCAATTTATCATTCCAACAGGAACCTATGACGTATCCATGGATCTTTCCACCCGTACTCTTCTCGTTTTAAAAACGCCTTACACCCCACTTTATATCTTAGGACGTGTGGCCTATGATAAAGACGGGGCGTGGTATCGCCAGTCATGGTCATCCAAACAGGGATTCCAGCTGGAGACACAAGACGGAGTGACATATACTGGGAAAGTAGCCGTTGAGGATGATCTCGGAAGTGCTTATGCAACAATTGGATTCTCCACAAAAATTTCATTCAATGAAGGTGAGTGGGATGCTATCGCCGGAAACCGTTTCGCGGCAATGACAAATGGAGGGGAATATCTTCCGTTCAACACGGATACCCAATGTGGGGATTACCTCACTTCCAAAGAAAACTTATTCCAAGTACGCCGGGGAGAATACAGCTTTACCGTCAACCTGGCAAAACGAACGGTCAAAATTGAGCCTACTTCAGACCCTGTAATCTATATAATCGGCATGACAAAAGGTAAGGATTTCGCAGCCAATGACGGATTAGCCATCCATACGAATGACGGAAAAACCTATTCCGGTGAAGTGACATTCGAAGGGCAAGACGCACAATTCGTATTGAGCGACAAACTTTCAACTACCCCAGACGGATGGACAGACATTGAAAAATATACTTTCGGACCTGAACAGGACCAGACATCTATCACCGAGAAAGTACCTTCAACATTCGGGCCCTATGCCAATGCATGGGTTGTTTCTCCTAAGACTTATAAGGTAGTCATTGACCTTCCCAATAATACGATACTGCTGAATGCCCCCGATGCCCCAACCAGTATCAACACCAACAAGAATGATAAGGGAATCAGCGTATATCCGACACTTACAAGTGGATATATAACGGTTGAGAGCAAAACACCAATCTACAATATAGAAATGTACAGCACAACCGGAGAATCTGTTTACCACAAAAGCAACGAAAATGGGAACCAAGTCACGGTTAACCTGAGCAATCAGCCAGCAGGCATATATTTCCTGAAGGTAAACTCCGATAATGTCGTTAAAATCGTTAAAAAATAA
- a CDS encoding aldo/keto reductase, with product MGYEPAEDRYFGKMQYKYCGNSGLLLPRISLGLWHNFGDVDNFDVATDMVKYAFDSGVTHFDLANNYGPTPGSAETNFGKILKNNFQGYRDEMIISSKAGHEMWAGPYGDRSSRKNIMASIDQSLKRTGLEYFDIFYSHRYDGITPVEETIQALIDIVKQGKALYAGISKYPPEKARIAYQMLKDNGVPCLINQSRYSMFDREVENGTLSLADEFGVGFIAFSPLAQGLLTNKYLHGIPENSRAAKSTGFLKMDQVTDDKIEIARKLNEIAAERNQTLAQMALAWVLKDERVTSVIVGASSVKQLADNLKTVENLGFTDDEISRISSLIEPVKAY from the coding sequence ATGGGATACGAACCTGCAGAGGATCGCTATTTCGGAAAGATGCAATATAAATATTGCGGAAACAGCGGTTTGTTACTTCCCCGCATTTCATTGGGGTTATGGCATAATTTTGGTGATGTAGATAATTTCGATGTTGCAACCGATATGGTGAAATATGCCTTTGATAGCGGCGTTACTCATTTTGACCTGGCCAATAACTATGGCCCAACCCCAGGCTCTGCCGAAACCAATTTCGGTAAAATATTAAAGAATAACTTTCAGGGATATCGCGATGAAATGATTATCTCTTCTAAAGCCGGTCACGAAATGTGGGCAGGTCCTTATGGAGATAGAAGCTCCCGCAAAAATATAATGGCAAGTATTGATCAGAGTCTGAAAAGAACCGGACTCGAATACTTCGATATTTTCTACTCTCACCGTTATGATGGCATCACTCCGGTTGAAGAAACAATCCAAGCTCTCATTGATATCGTAAAACAAGGTAAGGCATTGTATGCTGGAATCTCAAAATATCCTCCTGAAAAAGCAAGAATTGCTTATCAGATGTTGAAAGATAATGGAGTTCCTTGTTTAATAAACCAGTCACGGTACAGTATGTTTGACCGTGAAGTGGAAAATGGCACACTCTCTCTTGCTGATGAATTTGGAGTTGGCTTTATTGCATTCTCTCCACTGGCACAAGGATTACTGACTAACAAATATTTGCATGGTATACCGGAAAATTCCCGTGCAGCTAAGTCTACTGGTTTCCTTAAAATGGATCAGGTTACAGATGACAAAATTGAAATAGCAAGGAAGTTAAATGAAATTGCAGCTGAAAGAAATCAGACGCTTGCTCAGATGGCGTTAGCCTGGGTACTTAAAGATGAACGAGTAACATCGGTGATTGTGGGTGCAAGCTCTGTAAAACAGTTGGCCGATAATCTTAAAACAGTAGAGAATCTTGGTTTTACCGATGATGAAATAAGTAGGATTAGTTCTCTTATTGAACCGGTAAAAGCTTATTAA
- the argH gene encoding argininosuccinate lyase — translation MAQKLWEKSVQVNKDIEKFTVGRDREMDIYLAKHDVIGSMAHITMLETIGLLTSDELHLLLEELKNIYSTAEKGTFVIEEGVEDVHSQVELMLTRKLGDVGKKIHSGRSRNDQVLLDLKLFTRTQIQEIAEMVEQLFQVLIAQSEKYKNILMPGYTHLQIAMPSSFGLWFGAYAESLIDDMMFLQAAFKMCNRNPLGSAAGYGSSFPLNRTMTTNLLGFDSMNYNVVYAQMGRGKMERNVAFALASIAGTISKLAFDACMFNSQNFNFVKLPDDCTTGSSIMPHKKNPDVFELTRAKCNKIQSLPQQIMMIANNLPSGYFRDLQIIKEIFIPAFQELKDCLQMTTYIMNEIKVNEHILDDDKYLLIFSVEEVNRLAAEGMPFRDAYKKVGLDIEAGKFTHEKTVNHTHEGSIGNLCNEEISLLMQSVVDGFNFRKMAQAEKELLGR, via the coding sequence ATGGCGCAGAAACTTTGGGAAAAGAGTGTACAGGTAAATAAAGACATTGAAAAATTTACGGTAGGTCGTGATCGCGAGATGGATATTTATTTGGCAAAACATGATGTTATTGGCTCGATGGCTCATATCACCATGCTCGAAACCATTGGTCTGCTCACTTCAGATGAACTTCATCTTCTTCTTGAGGAATTGAAAAACATCTATTCTACAGCTGAAAAAGGTACATTTGTTATCGAAGAAGGCGTAGAGGATGTTCATTCTCAAGTGGAGTTGATGCTGACTCGTAAGCTGGGAGATGTAGGAAAGAAAATCCATAGTGGCCGGTCAAGAAATGATCAGGTACTTTTGGATTTAAAACTCTTTACCCGTACTCAGATACAAGAAATTGCTGAAATGGTTGAACAACTGTTTCAGGTTTTAATAGCTCAGAGCGAGAAATATAAAAATATTCTGATGCCGGGCTATACACATCTTCAGATTGCCATGCCTTCTTCTTTTGGGTTATGGTTTGGTGCCTATGCCGAGAGTCTGATCGATGATATGATGTTTTTGCAGGCGGCTTTTAAAATGTGCAATCGTAATCCGTTAGGTTCTGCAGCCGGTTATGGTTCTTCATTTCCTTTGAATCGTACCATGACAACCAATCTTCTGGGTTTCGATTCAATGAACTACAATGTTGTCTATGCTCAGATGGGACGTGGCAAGATGGAACGTAATGTTGCTTTTGCTTTGGCAAGTATTGCCGGAACCATTTCAAAACTGGCTTTTGATGCTTGTATGTTCAATAGTCAGAACTTTAATTTTGTGAAGCTTCCTGATGATTGCACTACCGGCTCAAGTATTATGCCACACAAAAAGAATCCAGATGTATTTGAGCTCACTCGTGCCAAATGCAATAAGATTCAATCATTACCTCAACAAATTATGATGATTGCCAATAATCTGCCTTCTGGTTATTTCAGAGATTTGCAGATTATTAAAGAGATCTTTATTCCTGCTTTCCAGGAACTCAAAGATTGTCTGCAGATGACAACTTACATCATGAACGAAATAAAGGTCAACGAACATATACTCGATGACGATAAATATTTGCTTATCTTTAGTGTTGAAGAGGTAAACCGCCTTGCGGCAGAAGGAATGCCTTTCCGCGACGCTTATAAAAAAGTAGGTCTCGATATAGAAGCCGGTAAATTTACTCATGAGAAAACTGTAAATCATACGCACGAAGGAAGTATCGGCAATCTTTGTAATGAAGAGATCTCTTTATTAATGCAGAGTGTCGTTGATGGCTTTAACTTCCGAAAAATGGCTCAAGCTGAAAAAGAGCTTCTGGGAAGATAA
- a CDS encoding SRPBCC family protein, producing MTQFESSIKVIPYAQGRVYNKLSDLSNLEGIKDKLPSDKIQDISFDSDTLSFSVSPVGQVTLRICEREPEKCIKFETTNSPLPFNLWIQIVSSAEEECKMRLTIKADVNPFIKGMIQKPLKDGLERMAEMLSTIPY from the coding sequence ATGACTCAATTTGAAAGCAGTATAAAGGTTATTCCTTATGCTCAGGGACGTGTATACAATAAACTTTCTGATCTAAGTAATCTGGAAGGGATTAAGGACAAATTGCCGTCCGACAAGATTCAAGACATCAGTTTTGATTCCGACACTTTAAGTTTTAGTGTATCACCCGTAGGGCAGGTAACTCTTCGCATCTGCGAACGTGAGCCTGAGAAATGCATTAAGTTCGAAACAACAAACTCTCCTCTTCCTTTTAATCTTTGGATACAAATAGTATCTTCTGCTGAGGAAGAGTGCAAGATGAGACTTACAATTAAGGCCGACGTCAATCCTTTTATTAAAGGAATGATTCAAAAGCCACTTAAAGATGGATTAGAGAGAATGGCAGAAATGCTCTCTACAATCCCTTATTAA
- the pyrE gene encoding orotate phosphoribosyltransferase codes for MKTLERLFAEKLLKIKAIKLQPANPFTWASGWKSPFYCDNRKTLSYPSLRNFVKIEICRLILERFGQVDAIAGVATGAIPQGALVAEELNLPFVYVRSTPKDHGLENLIEGELRPGMKVVVIEDLISTGGSSLKAVEAIRRDGCQVIGMIAAFTYGFDVAVKSFKEANVELVTLTNYEAVLEVALRTEYIDEEDIPTLQSWRKDPAHWEAGK; via the coding sequence ATGAAAACTTTAGAGAGATTATTTGCAGAGAAATTATTAAAGATTAAGGCCATCAAGCTTCAGCCGGCGAATCCATTTACCTGGGCTTCCGGTTGGAAATCTCCTTTCTATTGCGATAACCGTAAGACTCTATCTTACCCTTCATTACGTAATTTTGTGAAGATTGAGATCTGTCGTTTGATATTAGAAAGATTTGGCCAGGTAGATGCAATTGCAGGTGTGGCAACAGGTGCCATCCCTCAAGGAGCTTTGGTAGCGGAAGAATTAAACCTCCCGTTTGTTTATGTACGCTCAACACCAAAAGACCATGGTTTGGAGAACCTTATTGAAGGAGAACTTCGCCCTGGAATGAAAGTTGTTGTAATAGAAGATTTGATTTCAACAGGTGGAAGCAGTCTGAAAGCAGTGGAAGCTATTCGTCGTGACGGATGTCAGGTAATCGGAATGATCGCCGCATTTACTTACGGATTCGATGTTGCTGTAAAATCATTCAAAGAAGCTAATGTAGAATTGGTTACTTTAACCAATTATGAAGCAGTGCTTGAAGTAGCTCTTCGCACAGAATATATCGATGAAGAAGATATTCCTACATTACAATCCTGGAGAAAAGATCCGGCTCACTGGGAAGCAGGTAAATAA
- a CDS encoding ComF family protein, giving the protein MSMIRWTDAFLNLLFPRSCAVCNGSLVKGEESICTMCNSRMPRTNYHLQPHNEVEQRFWGKVEIERATSYFFYTKGSDYSRILHQLKYNGYKEIGEVMGRYMAKELLTSDFLQNIDLIMPVPLHSKKKKARGYNQSEWIALGLSHGTGIPMDLNVLKRVVPNSTQTRKSVFERWENVKDVFQVTCPESLQGKHILLVDDVLTTGATLISCATVLVETSNVKVSIITLAVA; this is encoded by the coding sequence ATGAGTATGATTCGCTGGACTGATGCATTCCTGAATTTGTTGTTTCCCAGATCCTGTGCGGTATGTAATGGCAGCTTGGTGAAAGGAGAGGAATCAATCTGTACGATGTGTAACTCCCGAATGCCGAGAACTAACTATCATCTTCAGCCCCATAACGAAGTAGAGCAACGCTTCTGGGGAAAAGTGGAAATAGAAAGAGCTACGTCATACTTCTTTTATACAAAAGGAAGTGATTACAGCCGTATTTTGCATCAATTAAAATATAATGGTTACAAAGAAATAGGCGAAGTAATGGGGCGATATATGGCGAAAGAACTTCTCACTTCAGATTTTCTTCAGAATATTGATCTTATCATGCCCGTTCCTCTTCACTCAAAGAAAAAGAAAGCCCGTGGGTATAACCAAAGTGAATGGATTGCATTGGGGCTTTCTCACGGCACAGGTATTCCAATGGATCTGAATGTATTGAAAAGGGTGGTGCCAAATAGTACCCAAACCCGTAAAAGTGTGTTTGAAAGATGGGAAAACGTGAAGGATGTATTTCAGGTTACTTGCCCGGAAAGTCTGCAAGGAAAGCATATTCTGCTGGTAGATGACGTTCTCACTACAGGAGCAACCCTTATTTCCTGTGCCACTGTTCTCGTAGAAACTTCTAACGTAAAGGTAAGCATTATCACACTTGCCGTCGCCTGA
- a CDS encoding regulatory protein RecX: MSELTEKEALSKAAAYCSASEHCFSEIIAKLSQWGVAADVQEKIIKRLVDENFIDEERFCRFFVNDKFKFNKWGRIKIGQALYMKKISPGISKKYLNDIDEREYMNTLRSLLASKKKSIHASDDYQSTMKLIRFAVSRGFEMGVIRKCMQLSDEYDSLD; encoded by the coding sequence ATGAGTGAATTAACAGAAAAGGAAGCTTTGAGTAAAGCGGCGGCGTATTGTTCTGCATCCGAGCATTGTTTTTCCGAGATAATTGCAAAATTGTCTCAGTGGGGGGTGGCTGCTGATGTTCAGGAAAAGATTATTAAACGGCTTGTTGATGAGAATTTTATTGACGAAGAACGTTTCTGCCGTTTCTTTGTTAACGATAAGTTTAAATTCAATAAGTGGGGCAGAATAAAGATTGGTCAGGCGCTTTATATGAAAAAGATATCTCCGGGCATCTCCAAAAAATATTTGAATGATATTGACGAAAGGGAATACATGAATACGCTTCGCTCCTTGCTGGCTTCCAAAAAGAAATCTATTCATGCTTCGGATGATTATCAATCGACAATGAAACTTATAAGGTTCGCTGTAAGTCGTGGCTTTGAGATGGGGGTAATCCGTAAATGCATGCAACTGTCTGATGAGTATGATTCGCTGGACTGA
- the prmC gene encoding peptide chain release factor N(5)-glutamine methyltransferase, with product MHAAELHIKQSLAGMYPDSEIRSFTKIIFTEVFHFKMLDIYMGKDINLSANQMAELDEILTRLQKYEPIQYILGHTNFHGMNFHVTSAVLIPRPETEELVALIIKENPDSGRILDIGTGSGCIAISLSKNLPQSQIFSWDISEEALLVARENNRILGTSVSFKQVNVLEYLPDGETFDVIVSNPPYVTDSEKGEMEKNVLNWEPSLALFVPDENPLLFYRKIAELGLQLLTPDGKIYFEINQAFGKETAGMLFMLGYRDVEIIKDLSGRDRIVKALR from the coding sequence ATGCATGCAGCTGAGTTACATATAAAGCAGTCATTGGCCGGGATGTATCCCGATTCAGAGATCAGAAGCTTCACGAAAATTATTTTTACTGAAGTGTTTCATTTTAAGATGCTTGATATTTATATGGGCAAAGATATTAATTTATCTGCAAATCAGATGGCAGAACTGGATGAGATTCTTACCAGACTTCAAAAATATGAACCGATACAGTATATTTTAGGGCATACGAATTTTCACGGGATGAACTTTCATGTAACTTCTGCCGTGCTGATTCCCCGGCCTGAGACCGAAGAACTTGTTGCTTTAATTATTAAAGAAAATCCTGATTCTGGAAGGATTCTGGATATTGGAACCGGAAGTGGTTGCATTGCTATTTCTCTCTCAAAGAATCTTCCTCAATCACAGATATTCTCTTGGGATATTTCAGAAGAAGCATTGCTGGTTGCTCGGGAAAATAACCGGATTCTGGGTACATCAGTCTCTTTTAAGCAAGTAAATGTTCTTGAATATCTGCCAGATGGTGAGACCTTTGATGTTATTGTCAGCAATCCTCCTTATGTAACAGACTCAGAGAAAGGGGAGATGGAGAAGAATGTACTTAACTGGGAACCCTCTTTGGCTCTGTTTGTTCCTGATGAAAATCCTTTGCTTTTCTATCGGAAAATAGCAGAACTTGGTCTTCAGTTGCTTACTCCTGACGGGAAAATTTATTTTGAGATCAATCAGGCTTTTGGGAAAGAAACGGCCGGTATGCTTTTTATGCTTGGATATCGTGATGTGGAAATTATAAAAGATCTGTCTGGACGGGATAGAATAGTAAAAGCACTAAGATGA